GGATTTTTCCATTCTCATAAAAGATTTTAAAGTCTTTGAAAAACACATTGATTTGAATCGTTTTCCAATCCGGATATTTAGTGAGGATACCCTCAAAGTGAGCATGATACTCGTTGTACGTTTCATATATCATATCTACGGTACCAATATCCAAGTCCTTTTGAAATGTTTCAAAGTCAACACTTTCCCTGCGGTCATCACGCAGATACTGAATCTCATATCCCCGATTAAAATTTGTCTGCTCAAGTCCTGAAAAAACCACTTTAGCAAAGCCTGTTGCCATAACACCTTTATCTTGAATTATATAAATCCCATCTTCGAACTCAAAGGTCAGAGCCTGATCCGATAAAATAGCATTGGTTATCCTGCAATCGTGCATATGAAATCCCATTTTGGGTAAAGAAATATCAAATGATTGTAACATAGCTGAAGAACCTCCTGAAAGATTAAGGGCATATTAGAGTTTATCTATCGCTTTTCTTAAATAAAGAAATACTATTAATCAATATTGATACTATAGTAAGAACCCATAACGCTTTTGACATAGTAGGAACAACATCCATCAATGCAGACCAATCTTCATTTAAAACCCATTTTGCATCTGCACTATAGAATGCGCACAGTGTTAAAGCAGTCAATGATAAGCTGATAAATCTAAACCACTTTGCATCTTGATTTCTTATACTCCAAACAATATTTAATATTGCTGTGAGGATTGCAGCAACTCCTAATACCATCCACATAAGTTTATCCTCCCATAGATTCCTGTTTGTATTTCTGAGTAAAAGCTATTTTCATTATATCACTCCATCCTAAAGAAATCATTAAGCAATTATGCATATGTAAAACGACCTCCGCTCTCACAGAGGCCGCTTACCTATGTTTCCTTACAGCGCACCGAGCTTTTTCAGTAACTCTACGCAGTCCTTTGCCCCCTGCACATAGAGATGCTGGCATTCGTGATCGGCAATGAGATTGGTTTTCTCAAAGTAATCGGTGAGTATTCTCTGCTGATCCTCCGGCAGTGATTTGACAATCTGATTAGCCTGTGAGCTGAGAGCCTTTACCTCGGCATAACGCTGCAGCTCGCTGTCATTCAGAGTTTCTTTGCGCTTTTCGATTGCAGCTTCTGTCAGCTCCCGGATTGCCATTTCAAAGATTTCACTTTTGTCCATTGCACGTTTCCCTCCTTTCGCAACACACCATAAACGAATGTATTTCTATAGTCCATACCCAAATGAAACAAAGCTATCTTACAATTTTAGGTTCGCCTCTTTTGATAGTTATATGCATCCTCAAAATCAACCGCACCGTTGATCCGTTTGACTTCCTCCACACATTTTAAGTGTAGGCTTTGCAGTGCCTGCTCGTCAACCGCATGAGTATACGCCACCACATGAGAGAGCTTGGACAGCTCCGTAGCAATCTTGAAATCCATTCTGGCCAGCCGGTTTTCCGTATCCCGGATGGCACTGACAAGAACGGAGGATAAGCTCTGTAACAGATAGTTCTCAATTTTCTGCGAGGTGAGATACCCGCAATAAAACTTCAGTGCCTCGGTGACAAACTCATTTCGGGATTTCACGTTGGCCTGTGTGAGCAGCTCATCGCACCGATCCAGCACTTCCTTTTCGATATAAAAGCCGGTGCGGACTTTTTCTGGTTCCTTTGCCATACTGCCTCCTTTTCTCTGTGGGTTTTGCCCCGGTATGCAGTGTAAGCCCCGGAAGCGCCCGATTTTTCTTGCTCTTTTCTGAAACCAGCATAACAAATCAGGGCTTCGGGCAGAAAGTTATGTCATTTCGCAATCCCCGAACGGCTTTGCCGGTCGGTGTTTTTCGGGTTTAGGCTGCCAAAGCAGCATAAACTCTTTAACCTGCACCACTTTCAACCCTACCGGAATGCCCTCATTCTGAGAATTCTTCACCGCATCCGGGGCTTTCTCACATTCTCTCCACACGGGCGCAACGTGGGCGGTACGATGCCAATAGGTATCGGGATGCCACCCTGCCTGCCAAAAGGCCACACAGGGCAACACCGCCGCTCACACGCCCGGACAGCGTTTCTGCCTACGCCAGCCTATTGTCAGAGCCACCAGTCGCAGCAGGGCGAACCGGTCTTTTGGGTTTTGCAGCGGCCTCACGAGAGAGCTTATCGTCAATGTACTCACGGGTGGCCTGTGGAACGTGCTTTTCATAGAGCTTCTGGATGGTATCCTCCAGCTCCGTCTGCAAATCCGTATCCTTTTTGCTCATGTGGTAGGTCAGGGTATCCAGCTTTTCGCTGTCAAAGCTGATGGTAATTGTTGCTTTTTTCATGATACTTTCCTCCATTTTATTATTTCATTTGGGGTGACTGTAAGGGGGTATCGCCCTCTTGCGTGACCCATTTTTCATAATCTGATACCGGACAGTACCCGGCAAGCATGGACGAGAATTCCTCCAAGCGGGAGGGCTTTACCTTGTCCAGCTCCATCTGCAAACCGTAGTAGCCGTTGTAAATCTTGACCACCTCAGCATCCAAAACATCAGCCCAAGCCGCTTTCCCGGCATGGGTCAGGGTATGCTCATCCAGCTCCACGATGGTGGCAGGCTGTACCTCCACATCCTTGTGCAGCAGATGGATATCCTCCCAATGTAGATGAAGCAAATCTTTCAGTCTGCTGACCTGAGAGGATGCTTCCGGCAGCTGCTCCGCTTCCTCCGGGTGACCTCCATACTGCGGACAGAAATCGAGGTAATAGCACACGTCGATGCCGCTGTCGCCCAGCTCAACATTTGCCACTTCTTTACGCTCATGGAGCATATCCAGCAAGGTATCCGTACTGTTAAAATCATGCTCAAAGCCGGTTTGCTGTGCCAGCTCATCAAAGCTAATGATCCAGTTGCCCTCGGTCGTATTCTGCGTTCCGGTGGTCACGATGTAGTCCGCTGTGGCTGTCATCAGCTCGTTGAGGTGCTGCAATGCCGGAGAGGTAAGAGCGGAAATGTTGGGGACATAGGAGGCATACCGGCAGTAGCCATAGCTCTCTGATTCCACCAGCAGTCCGTCATTTCTGCCCTCGCCGGTAAGCAGCAGGCAGTGATACACACCTTTGCTGTCACAGTGCATCTGCTCCATATTTTCCTGAATAAAGTTATAATCCCTCATAGGTTTTTGCAGCATAGCTTCAAAAACTTCAGCGGGAAGCCGAATGGTTTTTGATACCTCAAAGCTCCACAGATCGAAATCCGAGGGCTTTCTTTCAAAGATTGCTTTCATATTACGCCGCCTCCTTTACGGCAAAAACTGTCTTGGATTCACTTTCTTACCGCCGATGCGCACCTCCAGATGGAGGTGGTTTCCGGTGCTTCGCCCGGTGCTGCCCACGGCTGCGATCACATCGCCCTGCTGCACTGTTTGCCCGGAACGAACATATACCTTGGAGCAGTGACCGTATAAAGTGACCATGCCATCTCCATGATCAATAACCACATGGTAACCATAGCCGCTGCTGCCAGAGTCTTTTACATAGCTGACCACACCGGTGCGGGCGGCATGTATCGGTGTTCCTTTTGGTGCGCCCATGTCGAGGCCGGAATGACCCTCGCCGCCACCGCCGCCGAACGGATTCGACCTCCAACCGAATTCTGAGGTGACCATGCTGCGCCAGTTTGCTCCAAGGGGGCTGGCAAAATCACCGCCGCCAGTGTAAATCTCACCGTCAAATACATCACCAGACCATTCATCCTCTCCGATGCTTCCATCTCTCGGCAGACCGTGTCCATAAAGCACACGGCTGTAAATCTGAGCGGCATTTACTTTGTTTTCCTCTGTAATTATTCTGGAGAGGGAGCTTTCAAGATTTGCATATATCTCATTCAGATCGGTAATGGGAACAGCTACCGTATAGGTTTCTTCCGTTTCATTGCCGTTCTCATCGGTGACGATGCGGGTGCGTTCCTCATACCGGACGAAGCAATCCGCAAAGGCTCGGTAATCGGATGCATTCATCCGCAGATTTTCAGCGCCGAAATACAGAGAATAAAAAATGGATTTCATGCGGGTGCTGTCGATGCTACCGCTTTCGATCATGAGAGTAATCGCAGACACAGCTTCATCCAGATCAGAGAAGCTGTCCCACATATCCTCGATGTACTGCCGGTACTCCGCTGGCACCTGCGAGGAAATGCTGCCGCCGTGAAAGCTCAAATCCACAGCGGAATTGTTGTGGTCTGCGGTACCGGACAGCAGGCTCATGATCATAACGATGATTAAAATAAATGGGGTGAGAATGGCGGCGATGACCACACCTGCCGCTTTCCATGTCCGTTTGTCGGTGGCTGCAGCGATTGCCGCTTTCACCGCAAGAGTGATGGTTGCCGGGTCTGCCATAGAAGCATCACATCCTTTCTATTGACAAAGCGCAACCTATTGCGTATAATAAAATGCAATAGGTTGCGCTTTTTAGATGAGGGAGTATCAAAATGAAAATACCAGAGAATAAACAATATGTCCTGTTTGGCGGCGCTTTTGTATTAGCGAATAAATTGCAGCTGGTGGCTGATAAAAAGACGCACGGACTTTCTACAAAGCAGTGGTTTTTGCTGCGTAATTTAAGCGATTTGCCCGCCGATCCACCTCCCACCATCACTATGCTGGCGAAGGAAACCGACACCTCACGGCAGAATGTCAGCAAGATGCTGGAGGTGCTGCAGCGGCAGGGCTATGTGGCGTTGCAGAACAATGCGGAAGACCATCGCAGTCAAAGTGTTGTGCTGACGGAGTCAGGCGCACAGGTACTACGGCAGGTTGCACAGGAGGCCGTCCCTTTTTTCACCAAACTGTTTTCCGGTATCAGCGAGGAAGAGTGCGCAGTATCCGCCGATGTGGTGATAAAACTTATTGATAATCTCTGCAAAATGCAGGAGGAGATGGAATGACACAAAAGAAGAGAAAATCGATAATATCCATTGTCGCCGTCATTGTGATGGGACTTACAGCCCTTGTGTTTTTAAATTTACCCAAGCCGGTAACGGCATCGGATGCGTCATTTGATCTGGCACAAATTGCGGATGGTACTTATTCGGGCAGTTGTGACAATGGTCTTGTAAAGGTGCGTGTGGAGGTACTCGTAAAAAACCACGCCATTGTAGAAGTACGACTTCTGGAGCATGATAATGGCTTGGGCAGCACCGCAGAGATTATTACCGACATGGTCATACAACGGCAAAGCGTAGAGGTTGATGCGATATCCGGGGCAACCATAAGCTCAAAAACAATATTGAAAGCGGTTGAAAACGCTTTATCGGAAGGATGGAAAACGAAATGAATACAGCAGTCATCTATAAATCTCACTATGGTTCCACCGAGATCTATGCCAAGTGGCTTGCGAAGGACTTGGACGCTGATTTGCTTCAAGCCGAACAAGTAAAACCAGCTGATTTGCAAAAATATCAAACCATCGTCTATGGCGGCGGACTCTATGCCGGTGGTGTGAACGGCATCGCCCTGCTGACAAAAAACTTTGAGCTTATTAAAGACAAGGCTCTCTACCTGTTTACTGTAGGAGCGGCTGATGTAACCGACCCGGAGAACCTAAAAAACATTCGAAGTGCCTTAGAGCAAAAGCTGCCTCCTGCCATGCGGGAAAAGTTACACATATACCATCTTCGGGGTGGGATGCGCTATTCAAAAATGAACTTTATGCACCGCACAATGATGAATATGATGGTGAAAATGTTGCGGAAGAAAGCGGAAAACGAGTTACGGGCAGAGGACAAAATAATGTTGGAAACCTATGGGCAGGATATCGATTTCACTGACCGCGCTGCCATTGTGCCTCTGGTAGCAGACATCAGAGCGGGTGCAAAGTCGCAATAATTTCACCACCATTTCTGTTCCCAAAGGCTGAACTGCGCATTTTCTGCAGTCTGCTGCTCCTGCGCCAGCCGGATGGATTTCTCCACCGCCTGATCCAAAAAATCCGTATCAAATCCTGCGGTTTCATAGCCCTCGGCGATGGTGTGGAGATAAAAATCGGAGGGTGCGCCGAACTCCCTGCCGTCATTCATGATATAGACCATCGCATTTACCAGCTTACCGTTCAGCTCTACCTCCAGCATTTCCTTGCGGTAAAAATTCGGATAGCCCTCATAACGGTCGAGGGAAAGCTCATCCTGCGGCCTGATCTTCCATAGAAGCACAGGCACGGAGCTGCCCTCCAGCGGCTCAATGGTAGCAACGGCACCACGGCTGCCGCCACGAAACAGCAGCTCATATCCTTTGACCTCGCTGGCTCCCACCACCTTGGCGGTGGGGCAGCGGAATGCCATCTGCGGCAGATGAAGATTGCTGCCGTAGGCAATGTATAAGCGGTTCTTTGTCATATTTCCTCCTAACATTCACACAAATTTACATATGCATAGTAAAAGCCGGGGTATCTTCTGCCTCGGCTTCGGTTGCTTCTGGAGCGGTCGGCGGGGTTTCCTGCCGTGCCTGTTCCAGTTCTTTTTCTTTTTTCTGCCGCATCCGTTCCTTTTGCTTTTCTGCCTGTGCGGGATCACGCCAAGCAATGCAGCCGTCCAAATTCTTCAGCAGATGCTCACGGGCGGTCTTAAATTCATCCCCAATCAGCCCCAAGCGTAGCAGCCAAGTGCGAAAGGTGTACTTTTCATTGGTGGTCTGTGTCTTGGTGCGGCTGGCACAGCGTTGATTGAGCGCCTGTGCGGATATGGCCATGTACTCCATTTCGGGATCGAGCGCAGTGATATTCATGCCGGATTCCCGCAGATTGCACAGAATGAGCTTGAGCAAATAGCTCTTGCCCTGACCGCTGTTGCCGAGAATCAGAATGTTGGCATTGGTCTTGTCATCGGCTCGCTTGTTGAAGTCCACCAGCACATTACTGCCGAACTTATCCCGCCCCACATAAAAGCCATTGCCGTCTGTTTTGCCCGAATAGTTGAAGGGATAGAGGTTCGCCACAGAGCTTGCCGGGAGAACACGCTCGAACTGGTCACGAAACACATTAAAGCCGCTGGGCATCACGCACTGGAAGCCCTGCTGCTGGCGGAGCATCAGTCTGTCCACATTGAGCTTAGAGCGGATCAGCTCAGTCATGACCTCGGTCTGCAATAGCTTCAGCTGATCCAGATCGTGTGCCGAAAGCTCAATGTACACAGCCGAGTGGATGAAGGGTTCCCGGTTCCGGTGTGCCTGTGCCACAATGGTCGCCACATCCTGCAGATTGCTTTCAGCCATGACCGTCTGCTGTAAATCATTGGTATTAGATTTACTCAAACGGTTTTTATTGGCGGCGTTGCTGATGATTTTCTTTTCCTCCACCGGCGTGACATGGCGGGTATAGATGCGTAGGGTCACGCCGTCCTTTTCTCCCAAGTGCCGGAGGATGGCCTGTTCCTCGGTGGCGGTGGGGTACTCCCGCAGCGCCCACACACAGCGGTAGGTGTTCCCGCAGATGAAGTGATCGGTGTTGAATTTAATTACCGAGGGGGCGATCATATCCAGAAACTCTTGGATTCTGGCATCTTCCTGTGGCGGTGATTGGTTTTTTCTTTTTCTTGCCATCGGCGTTTTTTCCTTTCTGTTTTTGATTTTGGGTATAGCAAAAGCCGCCACATTGCGTGACGGCTTGAGAAAATATAGTGATTATAAATACTGATATTACTTGATATTGCGGATATCTTTAATTTTACACAAAATTTCATATTGACACTTTTCGATTTGGTGCATATAATAGTCATATCGAAGAATATAGATTTGAGGTGTTAATATGGAAAACTACTTAGAAAATACCAAAGTGTTTAAGGCGCTGGGTGACCCCAAAAGAGCTATGATTGTTGATATGCTCTCTTGCGGAGAGCTTTGCGCCTGCATGATTTTAGAGAAATTTGAAATGTCCCAATCCACGCTGTCCCATCACATGAAGCTCCTGTGTGAATGTGGGATTGTCAAAGGCCGGAATGAGGGCAAATGGACATATTATTCCTTGGACGAGGAAACCATCAGCAAAACAAAGCAATTTTTCTGTTCCATCACCAGTGATAAGGAAAACTGTATTTGCAAAGAAGATACAGGCTGCTGCAAGGGATGTGATAGCAATGAGTAAGGAGAAAAATACCGGTATCGGCTTTTTTGAAAAGTACCTGACCATTTGGGTGCTGATCTGTATGGCGGCGGGAATATTGATCGGCAAGTTCCTGCCGGGTATTCCTGAATTCTTAAGCCGCTTTGAGTACGCGCAAATATCCATTCCCATTGCCGTACTTATTTGGGTGATGATTTATCCCATGATGATGAAGGTGGATTTTCAGTCGATTAAAAATGTACGCAACAATCCGCAGGGGCTTCTGATATCCAGCGGAACAAGCTGGCTGATTAAGCCCTTTCTGATGTTTGGTCTTGCCTCCTTCTTTTTTCACGTTGTTTTCAAGGCGCTCATACCGACTGAGCTTGCACAAAGCTATGTTGCCGGAGCCGTCTTGCTGGGAGCCGCCCCCTGTACCGCAATGGTGTTTGTTTGGAGCAATCTGACCAAGGGCGACCCTGCCCATACCTTAGTGCAGGTGGCCGTCAATGATCTGATTATCCTTGTTGCGTTTGTTCCCATCGTATCCTTTCTGCTGGGTGTAACAAATATCTTTGTGCCGTGGGATACGCTGATTCTTTCCATTGTTTTATTTGTTGTTGTTCCACTTGTGGGCGGTTTTCTCACCCGGTATTTCATGGTCAAGAACAAAGGCGAGGAATATTTTACACAAAGGTTCATCCCTAAGTTTGATAACATTACAACCGTTGGGCTTCTGCTGACACTGGTGATCATCTTTTCTTTCCAAGGGGATGCCATACTGGAAAATCCCCTGCATGTTCTTTTGATTGCTGTCCCGCTGATCCTGCAAAACGTCCTTACTGCCGTCTTTGCCTATTGGATGTGCAAGGTGACAAAACAGCCCCATAACGTTGCGGCTCCTGCCGCGCTCATTGGTGCCTCGGACTTTTTTGAGCTGTCAGTGGCTGTTGCGATTGCACTGTTCGGGCCGACTTCCCCGGTGGTGCTGGTCTGTACCGTTGGCGTTCTGACAGAAGTGCCGGTCATGCTCTTACTTGTGAGGTTTGTGAATAAAACGAAACACTGGTTTATCGACCCCAAAACCGTACATTAGATTATTGAATTTTACGGCTTGATGCTAAAAAATAAATTATTAAGGAGTGTTATCCTATGAAAAAAATGCAAATATTTGAACCAGCCATGTGCTGTGACACCGGCCTTTGCGGTGTGAGTGTTGACCCGGAACTGCTTCGCATTTCTACGGTTTTGAATGCACTGAAAAAGAACGGAGTGGCAGTTGACCGCTTTAATCTAAGCAGTGCGCCAATGGCCTTTGTCAATAACAAAATGATCAACGATTTTATCAATGAAAAAGGTGTTGAGGAGCTGCCTGCTGTTGTGATCGATGAAAATATTGTGATGACTGGCCGCTATCCGACCAACGAGGAGCTTGTTTCTCTGCTGGAGGTTCCCGCAAGCTATTTGACCGAAACAAAATCCATAAAGCAAGGCGGTTGTGGCTGCTCTGGCGGGAATTGCTGCTAAGCAGGAAAGGAGGTTCCTCAATGCAATTTTTTGACCCACACAAAATCACCTTAACAAAATACCTGTTTTACACAGGCAAAGGCGGTGTCGGGAAAACATCGGTTGCGTGTGCGACAGCGGTAAATCTTGCGGACAGCGGCAAAAGGGTTCTTCTTGTCAGCACAGACCCGGCATCCAATTTGCAGGATGTGTTTAATACCCCGCTTTCAGGGAGAGCAATCCCTATTGCAGAAGTACACAATCTGGATGTGGCAAACCTTGACCCCATACAGGCGGCGGCAGAATACAGGGAAAGCGTAATTGCTCCCTATCGTGGTAAGCTGCCGGAATCAGTCCTCGCCAATATGGAAGAGCAACTTTCCGGTTCCTGTACGGTGGAAATCGCCGCTTTCAATGAATTTTCCAACTTCATTACCAATAAAGACTTAGCACAAAAATACGACCATATTCTGTTTGATACCGCACCGACAGGGCATACCCTTAGAATGCTCCAGCTTCCCTCTGCATGGAGTAATTTCATCAGCGAAAGTACGCATGGGGCTTCTTGCTTAGGGCAATTATCCGGGCTTGAAAGCAAAAAGGAAATGTATAAAATGGCGGTGGAAACACTGGCAGACGGCATACAAACAACCTTAATCCTTGTAACCCGACCTGAAGCAGCTCCTCTCAGGGAAATAGAGAGGGCTTCTCACGAATTGGCGGAGCTTGGTGTACGCAATCAGTCTATGGTAATCAATGGCGTATTGGCAGATTATGATGATAGCATCTCGGAGAGCCTTTACGATAAACAGCAAAAAGCCCTTGTGAATATACCAAAATCGTTAGAGGAAATCCAAGCCTACATGATTCCCTTACGGGCTTATAATATTACCGGCATAGAGAATGTCAGGTCACTGCTCACAAAGGATAGCTATGTCATCAGCGATGAGACCATCAAAGCAAAGAGCATTCCTCAGCTAAAGGATGTAATGGATGACTTATATCATAGCGGTAAAAAAGTCATTTTCACAATGGGCAAGGGAGGTGTTGGCAAAACCACACTTGCCGCCGCTATCGCTTTAGGGCTTTCCGAAAAAGGCGAAAAGGTGCATCTAACCACCACCGACCCGGCAGCACACTTAAAATTTGTTCTCGATGAAAACAGCGGCATTACCATGAGCCATATTGACGAGCATGCGGAGCTGGCACGATATCAGGAGGAAGTATTATCAAAGGCAAGGGAAACCATGTCGGAAGAAGATATTGCCTATATTGAGGAAGATTTACGTTCCCCCTGCACACAGGAAATAGCCGTATTCCGAGCCTTTGCGGAAGTAGTGGAGCGTGCCGAGAACGAGATTGTTGTCATTGATACCGCCCCCACAGGACATACACTTTTACTTTTGGATTCAACCTTGAGCTATCACAAAGAGGTTCAGAGGACACAGGGCAATATCCCGGATTCCGTAAAAAAGCTGCTGCCACGTTTGCGAAATGCTGAAACAGAGGTCATTATTGTAACCTTACCGGAGGCCACTCCGGTTTATGAGGCACTGCGGCTGGAAGAGGATTTGAAGCGAGCCAATATCTCTGCAAAGTGGTGGATTGTGAATTCTTCTCTTTATCATACAAAAACAACAAACGCCCTGTTAGCTGCAAAAGCCAGTAATGAAATTCCGTGGATCAACAGGATAGCGGGACACACAAACGGCAATTTTGCTTTAATCGCTTGGAGTGCAGATGATATGAAGGGCGATAAGCTGCGAGAGCTATAGGAGGACTTTTATGAATAAGAAAGTAAACAAACCCAAAGTAGCATTTATTTGTGTTCACAACTCTTGCCGCAGTCAGATTGCAGAAGCCCTTGGCAAGCACCTCGCCGCTGATGTGTTTGAAAGCTATTCTGCCGGAACAGAAACAAAGCCGCAAATTAATCAGGATGCTGTTCGGTTAATGAAGCAACTCTATGGTATTGATATGGAGAAAACACAGCGTTCCAAGCTACTTTCGGAAATCCCTCCAGTGGATATCGTCATTACAATGGGCTGTAATGTTCAGTGCCCTTTTTTACCCTGCAAGCATCGGGAGGATTGGGGGCTTGACGATCCGACCGGCAAAGGCGATGAAGAGTTTATTGAGGTTATACACGACATTGACCAGCGCATAAAAACGCTTAAAACAAGAATCGAAACAGGTTCCCTTTAAGGAATAACGGAAAAATAATTCACTGCGTACAGGATAGCTACATAGATAAGCTATCCTGTACGTTTTTTTTACTCATTCAAAATAACCCATCGCTCCCCATCGAAATCTTCAAACTTTTCGGTCGTGACATTCTGCTCAAAATAAACCGCAAGGATGCGCTTGATGTCCTCCTTGTCCGCTCGTTTTACGGAAAAGCCCTGCTCTTTCAGGGACTTTTCAATGCGGAACAGATATGGGAACACCTCTTTTTCCTTTTCATTTCGCAGGCGGATCAGGATTAAAAACTCCCTTGCAGTGGCCATCTGTACCTGTATCCGGTCAAGGAAGGACAGGTCTTTTTCGAGGAGCTTTCGCACCACAGGATTCTGCTCCTGCTCCATGCGGCTGCGAAGAAACTGCTTGTTATCCTCGAAGTTTTCCCGGCTGTTTAAACACAAAATTTCAATTTCGGCGATTCCTTTGAGAACAGTCATAAGCGCATAAATGCGGGTGCTGATGCTGCCCTCCGACAGCACCGATATGTTGCTGGGCTTGATGATGAAATACACCAGCTCCCCATGCCCATAGGTCTGCAGGCTGTATTCGGTGATTTCCTTGGTACCGATGAGCTGCCGGGTGGAGGTTCGTTTTTTGGCTTCTGATTTATCGTTCCTGCGCATTGGGCGTATACCTCCATTCATAGAATTGCTGCTTGGTAATAAAAAAAGCACAGGCATACCGGAGAAAATCCAGAATACTTGTGTCCTCAAAGCGGATTGTTAAAAAGGCGTAGACGGCGGTCAGCACAATGGGCGGCACAAAGCCCAGCTGGGAAACCGCAAGCACAGAGATGAGCAGCGCCACACCGATGATGCCGATATCCCGCAGCTGCCACAGCCACAAGATCGCCTTTGCTCTTAAGTGATCGGGGTAAATATACATGAGGCACCTCCCTTACATCCGCATGGAAAAACCGGAGCCTTGATTCAGCTCCGGTTCCATTTCTTTTGCGGCATAGTGTACATTGGGAGAATAACAGGACTCATTCAGCTGCTTGGCGTAGCTTTCGGCCTGTTCTATCGACTCAAACTCCATCGGCTTGCCACCATGCTTGCACCAGCTCTGAGCGGCTCCGCACACCGAACCGGCGCTGCGCATCGCCCACACACCATATTTCTTTTCCATCGTAAAACCTCCTTGGATTTGTTCTGCGGATATCTCCC
The nucleotide sequence above comes from Anaerocolumna cellulosilytica. Encoded proteins:
- a CDS encoding ribbon-helix-helix domain-containing protein, with amino-acid sequence MAKEPEKVRTGFYIEKEVLDRCDELLTQANVKSRNEFVTEALKFYCGYLTSQKIENYLLQSLSSVLVSAIRDTENRLARMDFKIATELSKLSHVVAYTHAVDEQALQSLHLKCVEEVKRINGAVDFEDAYNYQKRRT
- a CDS encoding DUF6103 family protein, with amino-acid sequence MKKATITISFDSEKLDTLTYHMSKKDTDLQTELEDTIQKLYEKHVPQATREYIDDKLSREAAAKPKRPVRPAATGGSDNRLA
- a CDS encoding DUF6329 domain-containing protein; this translates as MKAIFERKPSDFDLWSFEVSKTIRLPAEVFEAMLQKPMRDYNFIQENMEQMHCDSKGVYHCLLLTGEGRNDGLLVESESYGYCRYASYVPNISALTSPALQHLNELMTATADYIVTTGTQNTTEGNWIISFDELAQQTGFEHDFNSTDTLLDMLHERKEVANVELGDSGIDVCYYLDFCPQYGGHPEEAEQLPEASSQVSRLKDLLHLHWEDIHLLHKDVEVQPATIVELDEHTLTHAGKAAWADVLDAEVVKIYNGYYGLQMELDKVKPSRLEEFSSMLAGYCPVSDYEKWVTQEGDTPLQSPQMK
- a CDS encoding M23 family metallopeptidase; the encoded protein is MADPATITLAVKAAIAAATDKRTWKAAGVVIAAILTPFILIIVMIMSLLSGTADHNNSAVDLSFHGGSISSQVPAEYRQYIEDMWDSFSDLDEAVSAITLMIESGSIDSTRMKSIFYSLYFGAENLRMNASDYRAFADCFVRYEERTRIVTDENGNETEETYTVAVPITDLNEIYANLESSLSRIITEENKVNAAQIYSRVLYGHGLPRDGSIGEDEWSGDVFDGEIYTGGGDFASPLGANWRSMVTSEFGWRSNPFGGGGGEGHSGLDMGAPKGTPIHAARTGVVSYVKDSGSSGYGYHVVIDHGDGMVTLYGHCSKVYVRSGQTVQQGDVIAAVGSTGRSTGNHLHLEVRIGGKKVNPRQFLP
- a CDS encoding MarR family winged helix-turn-helix transcriptional regulator, whose translation is MKIPENKQYVLFGGAFVLANKLQLVADKKTHGLSTKQWFLLRNLSDLPADPPPTITMLAKETDTSRQNVSKMLEVLQRQGYVALQNNAEDHRSQSVVLTESGAQVLRQVAQEAVPFFTKLFSGISEEECAVSADVVIKLIDNLCKMQEEME
- a CDS encoding FMN-binding protein, which encodes MTQKKRKSIISIVAVIVMGLTALVFLNLPKPVTASDASFDLAQIADGTYSGSCDNGLVKVRVEVLVKNHAIVEVRLLEHDNGLGSTAEIITDMVIQRQSVEVDAISGATISSKTILKAVENALSEGWKTK
- a CDS encoding flavodoxin domain-containing protein, which codes for MNTAVIYKSHYGSTEIYAKWLAKDLDADLLQAEQVKPADLQKYQTIVYGGGLYAGGVNGIALLTKNFELIKDKALYLFTVGAADVTDPENLKNIRSALEQKLPPAMREKLHIYHLRGGMRYSKMNFMHRTMMNMMVKMLRKKAENELRAEDKIMLETYGQDIDFTDRAAIVPLVADIRAGAKSQ
- a CDS encoding gamma-glutamylcyclotransferase family protein is translated as MTKNRLYIAYGSNLHLPQMAFRCPTAKVVGASEVKGYELLFRGGSRGAVATIEPLEGSSVPVLLWKIRPQDELSLDRYEGYPNFYRKEMLEVELNGKLVNAMVYIMNDGREFGAPSDFYLHTIAEGYETAGFDTDFLDQAVEKSIRLAQEQQTAENAQFSLWEQKWW
- a CDS encoding helicase HerA domain-containing protein: MARKRKNQSPPQEDARIQEFLDMIAPSVIKFNTDHFICGNTYRCVWALREYPTATEEQAILRHLGEKDGVTLRIYTRHVTPVEEKKIISNAANKNRLSKSNTNDLQQTVMAESNLQDVATIVAQAHRNREPFIHSAVYIELSAHDLDQLKLLQTEVMTELIRSKLNVDRLMLRQQQGFQCVMPSGFNVFRDQFERVLPASSVANLYPFNYSGKTDGNGFYVGRDKFGSNVLVDFNKRADDKTNANILILGNSGQGKSYLLKLILCNLRESGMNITALDPEMEYMAISAQALNQRCASRTKTQTTNEKYTFRTWLLRLGLIGDEFKTAREHLLKNLDGCIAWRDPAQAEKQKERMRQKKEKELEQARQETPPTAPEATEAEAEDTPAFTMHM
- a CDS encoding ArsR/SmtB family transcription factor; the protein is MENYLENTKVFKALGDPKRAMIVDMLSCGELCACMILEKFEMSQSTLSHHMKLLCECGIVKGRNEGKWTYYSLDEETISKTKQFFCSITSDKENCICKEDTGCCKGCDSNE
- the arsB gene encoding ACR3 family arsenite efflux transporter, with the translated sequence MSKEKNTGIGFFEKYLTIWVLICMAAGILIGKFLPGIPEFLSRFEYAQISIPIAVLIWVMIYPMMMKVDFQSIKNVRNNPQGLLISSGTSWLIKPFLMFGLASFFFHVVFKALIPTELAQSYVAGAVLLGAAPCTAMVFVWSNLTKGDPAHTLVQVAVNDLIILVAFVPIVSFLLGVTNIFVPWDTLILSIVLFVVVPLVGGFLTRYFMVKNKGEEYFTQRFIPKFDNITTVGLLLTLVIIFSFQGDAILENPLHVLLIAVPLILQNVLTAVFAYWMCKVTKQPHNVAAPAALIGASDFFELSVAVAIALFGPTSPVVLVCTVGVLTEVPVMLLLVRFVNKTKHWFIDPKTVH